The segment ACCAGATAATACACAGTTAGatgaattaattatatacaCGGGGGACTGATCGAGACAGCATCAGAGATTGGAATAGAAACATCAAATACATTGTTTAATTAAACCAATGCTTGAAAGTTACAAagcaaatttttaatttaattttttttaaattattttctgaaGAATCATATGAAATTAATGTGTCCCAAGGCACAAAAATATAAGTAATGGAGACTTCTATTCAATTTATTAGATTAATTAACTCGTCCTTAACCTCGATTTCCACACGTACGGTGTTCatataatattagtattaaGCTCATCTTAAGCAGGAAGTAAGTTGCTGATATTTGATGACTTTTTAATACTGTTATGTCCCCTATAATCAGCATCTTATCAGGTTCAATAATCTAATCTTTTTGGTTTTGGACCAAATAACCAAAAAAGACTACTAAAGCTTTTAGTCATTTTGACAATCCAAATTAGGTGGGGAAAAAAAACCAAATCAATGTTCTGAACTAAGATCCAAAAATTTGTAGTTGCTCAACCAAACTCATTAAACACAAAAAGCAAAATAGTAGCTACCCCATGAATGTAAACTCATTGAATATATAGTACTAAACGACACACTAGTAGAAGAGAGAAAAGTCTTTGTGAATAGAGTTAACCGAATATAGACAATTGAATTTATTCATAGAGAACTTACTTTGCTGTAGCCATTGGGCATATCTTGAACAACACAGCCAGAAGGAAGCCTTCTGCTATTTGGAAACGTTGGTGCACCAGAAGTTTCACGGATGGTATCAATCGATACATCAACGACAGCCCAGACACCTTCAGCATGTTGTTTGCAGAAACGCAGGAAATTGACCTCTCTAATTGGTACTAATGGTGAAAGCACTTGGAGTTCAGCATGCATCTATaaagaatcaagaaaaaaaaaatcatatttcaacattgactaataataataataataacatttgaTTTAACTACAAACAAAGGTTCATTTTAATTTACCAGCTGAAGTGCACCATTTCTGGTTCCACCCATACCACTTGATATAACATCTGTTGTTGAGGTTCTAGCAATCAAACATGGAAACATTTCTGCCCATTTGTTCTGTCAAAATTAAAGCTAATCATCAGAAAAAACAAATGAAGATTTATGACTTTCATGTATGATAATTGACAAGGATATTTACAGGATTAGACACCTAAAAGTGCAATCAAGAAATTACTTACAGAGTCCATTAATGTCTCAACAAGAGCTAAACTATTGATTATAACCATGCCTGTCTCCCTGGAAGCCTCTGAAATAAAACTGTTTGGTCTCATACCAATGCAAGGAGTAAATGTCCTTATGTACTCTTCATGGTTAAGTATTTCTCTACCACCTTCAATGCTCCTGAACCAAAGAGGTTCATCAGTTTGTGCCATTTTTACCAATTCCTCCATGGCAGCCAAAGCAAGTTCAAGATACATggatctttcaagtgatctctCAATTCCAGTTGACTGTCTAGTTGAAGGCACAACTGGTAAAGAATTTGAAATCCCAACACCGAAATCAGGAGGTGCTAAGGGGAGTGTTGTTGGTACATTACTCATACCACCAAATCCATTACTTCCAACTCCAAGTTCCAAACTTGAATTAGGCATTGGGGGAGGCATAGAGGTTACTAAAGATGAAATGGGTCGCCCCAAAAACTTGCCAGCAAGTGCACAAACTCGATCTAATTCATCTTTCAGCCTAGCATTTTCAATCCTAAGATGTTGCTCCTCAAGAGAGATCTCACCAATCATTGCTGGACCACCACAATTAGTACAAATTGGATTTCTCATTGCCTCTCTTATAGACATGTTTTCTGCACGAAGCTTATCATTCTCTTGCCTTAGTATCGAATTCTCATGGCGTTCCAGTTGAGTCTGGTGCAATCAAAGATTCATTATTCAGAAGCAGAAacccacaaaaaaaaagaatcttttaAAGCCATAGaaattgaatcttttttttattacctTCATCTGAGTTCTACGATTTTGGAACCAAAACTTGACTTGTCTAGTCTCCAAAGAAAGCCTTTTGCTTAACTCCAACCTTTGTTTCTCATCAGGATGAGGACACTCCTTGAAAagactaagaaaaaaaaaaccataataGAAACATCTCAtaagaaaagttgaaagaaaaaaaaatcatttttttttcatttgaaaaagaAGGTAATGATTACGATTCAAGTTCTTGGATTTGCTGAGGAGTGTGTCGGTGGTATCTTTTCTTCCTTGGTGGTTTGTCGGTAGCATCTTGTTCATCACCCGATGCACCTTCCAAGTTATCACTTCCAGATCTGCTGTCTGGTTCTTCTTCTCTACTCCTTCTACCAACACTGTTATTTCCCTCGTAGTTTTCAGCCATTCTTGTTACCTCACTTTGCCCTTCCATACCTGTTTGctgcaacaaaaaaaaaaaagggtgtcatataaaagtaaaaaagattcaatttttatgcTCTTTTTCATTTGGCTTACAAGAGCAAGAGAAAGTCCTGGGGAGTTGAACATGTTCTTGGCAAGAGATTGAGGAAGAAGTCTTGGCTGAGAAATTGCACCAGTGGGCATATTGTTTTTATTGTcgttgttgctgctgctgttgttgtgATTAAATGGTATATCAGCAACAATTCTTGCACCGCCACCACCAGAATTATTATCAAGAAAACCcccaaaattcatgaaataaagcAAGAGAAACTCAAAAAGAActaaactttttctttttttgtatatttgacAGATTCACTGTATCTTTTTTGAGCTAAAAAGTTGGGAGAAAAATTATGAGAGGTAGAGGAGACACAAGGACGAATCCAAATGTCTCCAACTTCCTCTCTAATTTTTActcttgaaagaaaaataacaagaaaagaaagccaaaaaaaaaaaacccttaaCTTGTGCTACTCTTTGCCTTTCTCTTCTCTATACTTTCCTTAAATAACAGTACTAATTAAAATTTCTCTTCTCTCCCTCCTAACaaaacagtaaaaaaaaaaaagggaccTTTCTTAAACTAATCATTAACTGCAAATACAAAAGCATAGATACTTAAAAGAATGGTTTAAGCAAGCAAAACCCTAAGTTAGAGGGCATTTTTCTGTTCTGTTATATGTATGTATCTCTGCATGCTTGACTTttgtaaaccaaaaaaataaaaaataaagcacAGAAAAGGAAGTGAGAGAAAAAGAAGCTAAAAAGGCTTTGTTTAATCAGTTTTGCAAAGACAATAGAAGAGACGAGAGATAGAAAAAGGGGTAACAAcagtagaaaaaaataatactaaaaaccaaaaaaaaaaaggtgaagaTAATACGCAAAATTGTGGACTCATCGAAGCCTTACATATACATACAGCCAAAACAGCACA is part of the Solanum lycopersicum chromosome 1, SLM_r2.1 genome and harbors:
- the CD2 gene encoding cutin deficient 2, with translation MNFGGFLDNNSGGGGARIVADIPFNHNNSSSNNDNKNNMPTGAISQPRLLPQSLAKNMFNSPGLSLALQTGMEGQSEVTRMAENYEGNNSVGRRSREEEPDSRSGSDNLEGASGDEQDATDKPPRKKRYHRHTPQQIQELESLFKECPHPDEKQRLELSKRLSLETRQVKFWFQNRRTQMKTQLERHENSILRQENDKLRAENMSIREAMRNPICTNCGGPAMIGEISLEEQHLRIENARLKDELDRVCALAGKFLGRPISSLVTSMPPPMPNSSLELGVGSNGFGGMSNVPTTLPLAPPDFGVGISNSLPVVPSTRQSTGIERSLERSMYLELALAAMEELVKMAQTDEPLWFRSIEGGREILNHEEYIRTFTPCIGMRPNSFISEASRETGMVIINSLALVETLMDSNKWAEMFPCLIARTSTTDVISSGMGGTRNGALQLMHAELQVLSPLVPIREVNFLRFCKQHAEGVWAVVDVSIDTIRETSGAPTFPNSRRLPSGCVVQDMPNGYSKVTWVEHAEYEEGANHHLYRQLISAGMGFGAQRWVATLQRQCECLAILMSSTVSARDHTAITPSGRRSMLKLAQRMTNNFCAGVCASTVHKWNKLCAGNVDEDVRVMTRKSVDDPGEPAGIVLSAATSVWLPVSPQRLFDFLRDERLRSEWDILSNGGPMQEMAHIAKGQDHGNCVSLLRASAMNANQSSMLILQETCIDAAGALVVYAPVDIPAMHVVMNGGDSAYVALLPSGFSIVPDGPGSRGSNGPSCNGGPDQRISGSLLTVAFQILVNSLPTAKLTVESVETVNNLISCTVQKIKAALQCES